The following proteins come from a genomic window of Anopheles ziemanni chromosome 3, idAnoZiCoDA_A2_x.2, whole genome shotgun sequence:
- the LOC131288462 gene encoding large ribosomal subunit protein mL63 yields the protein MRLSVVNFFKKSVNGHIFRGKYRLVKRVTPRATQSLIREYEQTEANMKLLLHPYLTKEQSSGHAKELGKKDQIVAKWREEQLKMKPHVTIAERLAHLKVKDVWD from the exons ATGAGGCTCTCGGTTGTGAATTTCTTCAAAAAGAGTGTAAACGGACACATTTTCCGAGGCAAGTACCGTCTCGTCAAACGTGTCACACCCCGAGCGACACAATCGTTAATTAGAGAGTACGAGCAAACCGAAGCCAACATGAAACTGCTGCTTCACCCCTACTTGACGAAG GAGCAATCCAGTGGTCACGCAAAGGAGCTTGGTAAAAAGGATCAAATTGTTGCCAAGTGGCGCGAGGAGCAATTGAAGATGAAACCGCACGTCACCATAGCGGAACGTTTGGCTCACCTGAAAGTGAAGGACGTTTGGGACTAA
- the LOC131287318 gene encoding anaphase-promoting complex subunit 7: MKTLFEHLKTLFDCELYSNAITLSNLLLSIYETNRAILSAQEHFSTLVYYAESLYHERRFREAETIYRQALQVKRVLSRNKVGLLVPVDVDLQSEVELKYKTAKCLIEMKCYRDAIVLLQSLAFKQRTPKVNMLLSKLCHNHGHERSAIGTYKEVLKECPLAFEAIEGLLALGIKGIEVNSLIVDASLAPQCSDWMSGWIKAHANIHARKYPEAIQALRSIEANTSLRNYHQLLVLIGECYYHNGDYEQAYNTLKRAHAMQPHSPNGIQMLAILMAKNKKISELEKLVTPTPSLLNEYTSEMWFVMGQYLFATAKYEKAVYFVQKACFLNSRNVEALILKAEILFQAKKYQQGIAHLRYGQQFAPYRYEFHKALVDNYLNVGRVREAQMQAMKAVKMLGESARTLVLLARTYIKDENARPKAKALCIKALGMNENFLPAVYILAELYQRENDLAARLKLLKKHAGMTQNCKLHIMLGEMLNNEKDHNGAMDHYTMALNLDPLNRSAIAGLLAVGQSNGSTSGTSNAAGTSSAYLESIVEEGSDVPDNPLDMIEIRTTGGPNELESESDAMWSDVEIEINQ; encoded by the exons ATGAAGACTCTGTTCGAGCATTTGAAAACGTTATTCGACTGTGAGCTCTACTCAAATGCCATCACATTG tcAAACCTGCTTCTATCTATCTACGAAACAAATCGTGCAATATTGAGCGCGCAAGAGCACTTCAGTACGCTAGTTTATTATGCAGAATCGCTGTACCACGAGCGGCGGTTCCGCGAGGCGGAAACCATCTACCGTCAGGCGCTGCAGGTGAAGCGGGTGCTGTCTAGAAACAAAGTCGGACTCCTCGTACCCGTTGACGTTGATCTGCAGTCCGAGGTAGAGCTTAAATACAAGACGGCAAAGTGCCTAATCGAGATGAAATGCTACCGAGATGCGATTGTCCTGCTGCAGTCGCTCGCCTTCAAGCAGCGCACGCCGAAAGTTAACATGTTGCTGAGTAAACTTTGCCACAACCATGGCCACGAACGGAGCGCTATCGGCACGTACAAGGAGGTGCTGAAAGAGTGTCCGCTCGCGTTCGAAGCGATCGAGGGACTGCTGGCGCTCGGCATTAAGGGTATCGAGGTAAATTCGCTCATCGTGGATGCATCGCTGGCTCCGCAATGTAGCGATTGGATGAGCGGCTGGATCAAGGCTCACGCGAATATCCATGCCCGGAAGTATCCGGAAGCAATCCAGGCGCTGCGAAGTATCGAAGCGAACACCTCCCTCCGGAACTACCATCAGCTGTTGGTGTTGATCGGCGAGTGCTATTATCACAACGGTGACTATGAGCAGGCGTACAACACGTTGAAAAGAGCGCACGCTATGCAGCCCCATTCCCCTAACGGCATACAGATGCTGGCCATCCTGATGGCGAAGAACAAAAAGATCAGCGAGCTGGAGAAGCTCGTCACGCCGACACCGTCGCTGCTGAACGAGTACACGTCGGAGATGTGGTTCGTCATGGGCCAGTACCTCTTTGCCACGGCGAAGTACGAAAAGGCGGTTTACTTCGTGCAGAAGGCTTGTTTCCTGAATTCGCGCAACGTCGAGGCACTCATCCTGAAGGCGGAGATTCTCTTTCAGGCCAAAAAGTACCAGCAAGGCATCGCTCACCTTCGGTACGGGCAACAGTTTGCGCCGTATCGGTACGAATTCCACAAGGCGCTAGTGGACAACTATCTAAACGTGGGTCGCGTCAGGGAGGCTCAAATGCAGGCTATGAAGGCGGTCAAAATGCTCGGCGAATCGGCACGCACGTTGGTG TTACTCGCCCGAACTTACATAAAAGATGAGAACGCTCGTCCGAAGGCAAAAGCTCTCTGCATCAAGGCACTAGGGATGAACGAAAACTTCCTGCCAGCGGTGTACATTCTGGCGGAATTATACCAGCGCGAAAATGATCTGGCCGCCAGGCTGAAGCTGCTAAAAAAACATGCTGGTATGACGCAAAATTGTAAGCTACACATCATGCTTGGTGAAATGCTGAACAATGAAAAGGATCACAacggtgccatggaccactaCACGATGGCACTAAA TCTCGATCCGTTGAATCGCAGTGCAATTGCCGGGTTGCTGGCGGTAGGACAGAGCAATGGAAGTACGAGCGGTACGTCGAATGCCGCCGGTACCTCCAGCGCCTACCTGGAATCGATTGTCGAAGAGGGAAGCGACGTGCCGGACAATCCGCTCGATATGATCGAAATACGCACGACCGGTGGCCCGAACGAGCTGGAATCGGAGAGCGACGCAATGTGGTCGGATGtggaaatcgaaatcaatcagTAA
- the LOC131288459 gene encoding apoptosis-inducing factor 3 isoform X1 translates to MTSFISFRLLCYKRVSVSVCGAFRNISNGPASTSVAARGSKHRSLPANTALATPPTLGSIGSPFFVSRASKVTSTPTQDDAFIEAVVCQETDIGENQMKQVELGEGKVLLVRQNGKLSAIGSKCSHYGAMLVTGALGEGRVRCPWHGACFNVETGDIEDFPGMDSLPCYRVTVGDTGEVTVRAKRSELATNKRTRVMAKREAHDERTYVVIGGGPSGATCAETLRQEGFSGRVVLINKEPCLPYDRIKVSKTMDMNLEKCLLRTQQFYDDSEIEVMLGTEVTQLDGAGRELTLDNGYKIRFDKAYIATGSKPRRPPIEGASDLRNVCVLRTAEDAKEVNGQLGPEKKVVILGTSFIGLEAAAYCVGKVAKVTVIGRGAIPLKESFGDAIGKRVMDLFQEKGVEFVMHSGITRCIGEEGAVKQVELSDGSLLDADICIFGIGSTLYTEFLQNSGITVNRNGSVNTDQYLETNLTGVYVGGDIANAPVLSNEGLQATIGHYSLAQYHGRIAALNMLGKATLLKAVPFFWTVLFGKSFRYCGYGTPEEVIIDGDLEALKFVAFYIGKEGRVIGMSSCQRDPVVAQFAEYCSQGKVLHKSDLSPNPLAWLPEQS, encoded by the exons ATGAcaagtttcatttcatttcgcttACTATGCTACAAAAGAGTGTCTGTATCAGTGTGTGGTGCATTCAGAAACATTTCCAATGGCCCCGCTAGCACCTCGGTGGCGGCGCGAGGATCGAAACATCGTTCACTGCCGGCTAACACTGCGCTGGCCACTCCACCCACACTGGGTAGCATCGGGAGTCCGTTTTTCGTCAGTCGAG CTTCCAAAGTAACGTCCACCCCGACGCAAGATGACGCATTCATTGAGGCCGTCGTGTGCCAGGAGACGGATATTGGCGAAAACCAGATGAAACAGGTGGAGCTGGGCGAGGGCAAGGTGTTGTTGGTGCGACAGAACGGAAAACTGTCTGCTATCGGTAGCAAATGTTCGCACTATGGTGCTATGCTCGTTACGGGTGCACTTGGCGAGGGGCGGGTGCGCTGCCCGTGGCATGGTGCCTGCTTCAACGTCGAAACCGGCGACATCGAAGATTTCCCGGGCATGGATTCATTGCCTTGCTATCGGGTGACCGTGGGAGACACGGGCGAGGTAACGGTGCGTGCCAAACGCTCCGAGCTGGCCACCAACAAACGAACGCGCGTGATGGCCAAACGGGAGGCACACGACGAGCGTACGTACGTCGTCATCGGCGGTGGACCGTCCGGGGCGACATGTGCGGAAACGCTTCGTCAGGAGGGATTCAGCGGCCGGGTAGTGCTAATCAATAAGGAACCCTGCCTGCCGTACGATCGCATTAAGGTGAGCAAGACGATGGACATGAACCTCGAGAAGTGCCTGCTTCGCACGCAACAGTTCTACGACGATAGTGAAATAGAGGTGATGCTCGGCACGGAGGTAACCCAGCTGGACGGAGCCGGCCGCGAGCTTACCCTTGACAATGGGTACAAGATCCGCTTCGACAAGGCGTACATTGCAACTGGCTCCAAACCACGCCGACCACCGATCGAAGGGGCCTCGGATCTACGTAATGTGTGCGTGCTGCGTACGGCGGAGGATGCGAAGGAGGTTAACGGACAGCTGGGACCGGAAAAGAAGGTCGTCATATTGGGAACCAGTTTTATCGGGCTCGAAGCGGCGGCCTACTGTGTGGGCAAGGTCGCCAAAGTCACGGTGATTGGGCGGGGAGCAATTCCTCTCAAAGAATCGTTCGGTGATGCCATCGGAAAGCGCGTGATGGACCTGTTCCAGGAGAAGGGTGTGGAGTTTGTAATGCATTCCGGTATCACGAGATGCATCGGGGAGGAAGGTGCCGTCAAACaggttgagctcagcgatggATCGCTTTTGGACGCCGATATCTGCATTTTTGGCATCGGATCGACTTTGTATACCGAGTTTTTGCAAAACTCTGGTATCACCGTCAACCGCAACGGTTCCGTCAATACTGACCAGTATTTAGAGACGAATTTGACGGGTGTTTACGTCGGTGGAGACATTGCGAACGCTCCGGTTCTCTCAAACGAAGGCCTGCAGGCCACGATTGGCCATTATTCACTGGCGCAGTATCACGGCCGTATCGCGGCCCTCAACATGCTTGGCAAAGCTACTCTATTGAAGGCGGTTCCCTTCTTCTGGACGGTTCTGTTTGGTAAGTCGTTCCGCTACTGTGGCTACGGTACACCGGAGGAGGTCATCATCGATGGCGATCTGGAAGCACTAAAGTTTGTGGCATTCTACATCGGCAAAGAGGGACGTGTGATTGGAATGTCATCGTGCCAGCGCGATCCAGTGGTGGCGCAGTTTGCCGAGTACTGCTCGCAGGGCAAAGTTCTGCACAAAAGCGACCTCTCGCCAAATCCGTTGGCATGGTTACCGGAACAGTCATAG
- the LOC131288459 gene encoding apoptosis-inducing factor 3 isoform X2: MGCSSSKTVRNSHESLATASKVTSTPTQDDAFIEAVVCQETDIGENQMKQVELGEGKVLLVRQNGKLSAIGSKCSHYGAMLVTGALGEGRVRCPWHGACFNVETGDIEDFPGMDSLPCYRVTVGDTGEVTVRAKRSELATNKRTRVMAKREAHDERTYVVIGGGPSGATCAETLRQEGFSGRVVLINKEPCLPYDRIKVSKTMDMNLEKCLLRTQQFYDDSEIEVMLGTEVTQLDGAGRELTLDNGYKIRFDKAYIATGSKPRRPPIEGASDLRNVCVLRTAEDAKEVNGQLGPEKKVVILGTSFIGLEAAAYCVGKVAKVTVIGRGAIPLKESFGDAIGKRVMDLFQEKGVEFVMHSGITRCIGEEGAVKQVELSDGSLLDADICIFGIGSTLYTEFLQNSGITVNRNGSVNTDQYLETNLTGVYVGGDIANAPVLSNEGLQATIGHYSLAQYHGRIAALNMLGKATLLKAVPFFWTVLFGKSFRYCGYGTPEEVIIDGDLEALKFVAFYIGKEGRVIGMSSCQRDPVVAQFAEYCSQGKVLHKSDLSPNPLAWLPEQS, from the exons atgggCTGCAGTTCGTCAAAAACGGTTCGCAACTCGCACGAGTCCCTTGCTACGG CTTCCAAAGTAACGTCCACCCCGACGCAAGATGACGCATTCATTGAGGCCGTCGTGTGCCAGGAGACGGATATTGGCGAAAACCAGATGAAACAGGTGGAGCTGGGCGAGGGCAAGGTGTTGTTGGTGCGACAGAACGGAAAACTGTCTGCTATCGGTAGCAAATGTTCGCACTATGGTGCTATGCTCGTTACGGGTGCACTTGGCGAGGGGCGGGTGCGCTGCCCGTGGCATGGTGCCTGCTTCAACGTCGAAACCGGCGACATCGAAGATTTCCCGGGCATGGATTCATTGCCTTGCTATCGGGTGACCGTGGGAGACACGGGCGAGGTAACGGTGCGTGCCAAACGCTCCGAGCTGGCCACCAACAAACGAACGCGCGTGATGGCCAAACGGGAGGCACACGACGAGCGTACGTACGTCGTCATCGGCGGTGGACCGTCCGGGGCGACATGTGCGGAAACGCTTCGTCAGGAGGGATTCAGCGGCCGGGTAGTGCTAATCAATAAGGAACCCTGCCTGCCGTACGATCGCATTAAGGTGAGCAAGACGATGGACATGAACCTCGAGAAGTGCCTGCTTCGCACGCAACAGTTCTACGACGATAGTGAAATAGAGGTGATGCTCGGCACGGAGGTAACCCAGCTGGACGGAGCCGGCCGCGAGCTTACCCTTGACAATGGGTACAAGATCCGCTTCGACAAGGCGTACATTGCAACTGGCTCCAAACCACGCCGACCACCGATCGAAGGGGCCTCGGATCTACGTAATGTGTGCGTGCTGCGTACGGCGGAGGATGCGAAGGAGGTTAACGGACAGCTGGGACCGGAAAAGAAGGTCGTCATATTGGGAACCAGTTTTATCGGGCTCGAAGCGGCGGCCTACTGTGTGGGCAAGGTCGCCAAAGTCACGGTGATTGGGCGGGGAGCAATTCCTCTCAAAGAATCGTTCGGTGATGCCATCGGAAAGCGCGTGATGGACCTGTTCCAGGAGAAGGGTGTGGAGTTTGTAATGCATTCCGGTATCACGAGATGCATCGGGGAGGAAGGTGCCGTCAAACaggttgagctcagcgatggATCGCTTTTGGACGCCGATATCTGCATTTTTGGCATCGGATCGACTTTGTATACCGAGTTTTTGCAAAACTCTGGTATCACCGTCAACCGCAACGGTTCCGTCAATACTGACCAGTATTTAGAGACGAATTTGACGGGTGTTTACGTCGGTGGAGACATTGCGAACGCTCCGGTTCTCTCAAACGAAGGCCTGCAGGCCACGATTGGCCATTATTCACTGGCGCAGTATCACGGCCGTATCGCGGCCCTCAACATGCTTGGCAAAGCTACTCTATTGAAGGCGGTTCCCTTCTTCTGGACGGTTCTGTTTGGTAAGTCGTTCCGCTACTGTGGCTACGGTACACCGGAGGAGGTCATCATCGATGGCGATCTGGAAGCACTAAAGTTTGTGGCATTCTACATCGGCAAAGAGGGACGTGTGATTGGAATGTCATCGTGCCAGCGCGATCCAGTGGTGGCGCAGTTTGCCGAGTACTGCTCGCAGGGCAAAGTTCTGCACAAAAGCGACCTCTCGCCAAATCCGTTGGCATGGTTACCGGAACAGTCATAG
- the LOC131284498 gene encoding ADP-ribosylation factor-like protein 13B, translating into MGTALAKCCRKVTDTGNEALSLLVLGIENSGKTEISFKICRRKRTDYGPTKGCRLFETVIAETDVKLIEIGGGSDLRDIWKYYFLDALAVIFVIDASNIHNICESYNIFQNLISHEFLVGKPFLILANKQDLPESVDCIEICEYLDVEFLANRFRCPCLVEACGNWDATIDESNEYDGLTYGIQWLVNTVLAHRQFIMNRINFHKLILGPEAADGHPEKLKRPRTGVKSGSRKKRKDSRPKTAPSSQLAWLKENDNNYLIKRNSVISVKSIPSSTTTERTSTDQTNNSCSKTTTEGGLSEVDEGVELSHSSSTEQPTVLEVHKDEMTLEDLSLSFGVNEVNGKPVEIS; encoded by the exons CGGAAATCTCGTTCAAAATATGCCGTCGCAAGCGAACTGATTACGGACCAACAAAAGGATGCCGTTTGTTCGAAACGGTGATCG CGGAAACGGATGTAAAGTTAATTGAAATCGGCGGTGGATCTGATTTGAGAGACATATGGAAATACTATTTTCTTGAT GCCCTTGCCGTAATCTTCGTAATCGATGCTTCCAACATACACAACATCTGCGAATCGtacaacattttccaaaaccTTATTTCACACGAGTTTCTCGTTGGCAAACCCTTTCTGATACTAGCCAATAAGCAAGACCTGCCCGAATCGGTCGATTGTATTGAAATCTGTGAATATCTGGACGTGGAGTTCTTGGCGAACCGGTTTCGTTGTCCGTGCTTGGTTGAAGCATGTGGCAATTGGGATGCCACAATAGACGAATCCAATGAATACGACGGGCTTACCTATGGCATTCAATGGCTCGTCAACACCGTCCTCGCTCATCGTCAGTTTATTATGAATCGTATTAACTTCCACAAACTGATTCTGGGTCCTGAAGCTGCAGATGGACATCCTGAAAAGTTGAAGCGGCCTCGAACAGGAGTAAAATCGGGCAGTCGTAAAAAGCGTAAGGATAGCCGCCCAAAAACCGCTCCATCCAGTCAGCTAGCTTGGTTGAAGGAGAATGATAACAACTATCTGATCAAACGAAACAGTGTGATTTCCGTGAAAAGTATTCCTAGTAGCACTACAACCGAGCGAACTTCCACCGATCAAACGAACAATTCCTGCTCTAAAACTACCACCGAAGGGGGGCTTTCGGAGGTAGACGAGGGAGTAGAGTTAAGCCATAGCAGCAGTACTG AGCAACCTACAGTCTTAGAAGTTCACAAAGATGAAATGACCCTAGAAGATTTATCACTTTCCTTTGGCGTAAATGAAGTCAACGGAAAGCCCGTAGAAATAAGCTGA